From a region of the Tiliqua scincoides isolate rTilSci1 chromosome 4, rTilSci1.hap2, whole genome shotgun sequence genome:
- the TTPAL gene encoding alpha-tocopherol transfer protein-like isoform X2, producing MSGNDDSIVTSPSEGSLSAIEVLADQPSYVCMLSAELVAKAREELQEKPEWRLRDVQALRDMVCKDFPNLGTCLDDAFLLRFLRARKFDYDRALQLLVNYHCCRRSWPEVFTNLRPSAIKPVLESGFVTVLPHLDPEGRHVVCIRPDRWTPSNYPITENIRAIYLTLEKLIQSEETQVNGIVILADYKGVSLSKASHFGPFIAKKVIGILQDGFPIRIKAVNIINEPRIFKGIFAIIKPFLKEKIAKRFFLHGSDLSSLHHNLPPRILSEEYGGTAGKLDISAWNELLLASEDDFLCLQESNLSWPPFMPLTLW from the exons ATGTCAGGAAATGATGACAGCATCGTCACAAGTCCCTCCGAGGGATCTCTGTCAGCAATTGAGGTCTTGGCAGACCAGCCAAGCTATGTGTGCATGCTGTCTGCCGAACTTGTTGCCAAGGCACGTGAAGAGTTGCAGGAGAAGCCTGAATGGCGGCTTCGAGATGTTCAAGCCCTCAGAGACATGGTGTGCAAAGACTTTCCTAACCTGGGAACATGTCTAGACGATGCTTTTTTGCTCAGGTTCCTTAGGGCTAGGAAATTTGATTATGACCGGGCACTTCAGCTTCTTGTGAACTACCACTGCTGTAGGAGGAGCTGGCCTGAGGTCTTTACTAACCTGAGACCCTCTGCTATAAAGCCTGTTCTAGAATCTGGTTTTGTCACTGTGCTTCCTCACTTAGATCCTGAGGGACGTCATGTTGTCTGCATTCGCCCAG ATAGATGGACACCAAGTAACTACCCAATTACTGAGAACATTCGTGCCATTTATTTAACATTAGAAAAGCTCATTCAGTCCGAAGAGACCCAGGTGAATGGAATAGTAATACTTGCAGACTACAAAGGAGTCAGCTTATCTAAAGCATCTCATTTTGGTCCCTTTATAGCCAAAAAAGTGATTGGAATTCTTCAG gATGGCTTTCCTATTAGAATAAAAGCTGTAAATATCATCAATGAACCTCGCATATTCAAAGGCATTTTTGCGATCATCAAACCTTTTCTCAAAGAGAAAATTGCAAAGCGG TTTTTTCTCCATGGTTCAGACTTGAGCTCTCTTCATCACAATCTTCCACCGAGGATTCTCTCAGAAGAATATGGGGGCACTGCAGGAAAGCTGGACATCTCTGCCTGGAATGAGCTGCTGCTGGCCTCAGAGGATGACTTCCT
- the TTPAL gene encoding alpha-tocopherol transfer protein-like isoform X1 — protein sequence MSGNDDSIVTSPSEGSLSAIEVLADQPSYVCMLSAELVAKAREELQEKPEWRLRDVQALRDMVCKDFPNLGTCLDDAFLLRFLRARKFDYDRALQLLVNYHCCRRSWPEVFTNLRPSAIKPVLESGFVTVLPHLDPEGRHVVCIRPDRWTPSNYPITENIRAIYLTLEKLIQSEETQVNGIVILADYKGVSLSKASHFGPFIAKKVIGILQDGFPIRIKAVNIINEPRIFKGIFAIIKPFLKEKIAKRFFLHGSDLSSLHHNLPPRILSEEYGGTAGKLDISAWNELLLASEDDFLYDVSHLAPSSDSSPCDPLMSGEVDEKQCDDSLRSLKTQLYYCY from the exons ATGTCAGGAAATGATGACAGCATCGTCACAAGTCCCTCCGAGGGATCTCTGTCAGCAATTGAGGTCTTGGCAGACCAGCCAAGCTATGTGTGCATGCTGTCTGCCGAACTTGTTGCCAAGGCACGTGAAGAGTTGCAGGAGAAGCCTGAATGGCGGCTTCGAGATGTTCAAGCCCTCAGAGACATGGTGTGCAAAGACTTTCCTAACCTGGGAACATGTCTAGACGATGCTTTTTTGCTCAGGTTCCTTAGGGCTAGGAAATTTGATTATGACCGGGCACTTCAGCTTCTTGTGAACTACCACTGCTGTAGGAGGAGCTGGCCTGAGGTCTTTACTAACCTGAGACCCTCTGCTATAAAGCCTGTTCTAGAATCTGGTTTTGTCACTGTGCTTCCTCACTTAGATCCTGAGGGACGTCATGTTGTCTGCATTCGCCCAG ATAGATGGACACCAAGTAACTACCCAATTACTGAGAACATTCGTGCCATTTATTTAACATTAGAAAAGCTCATTCAGTCCGAAGAGACCCAGGTGAATGGAATAGTAATACTTGCAGACTACAAAGGAGTCAGCTTATCTAAAGCATCTCATTTTGGTCCCTTTATAGCCAAAAAAGTGATTGGAATTCTTCAG gATGGCTTTCCTATTAGAATAAAAGCTGTAAATATCATCAATGAACCTCGCATATTCAAAGGCATTTTTGCGATCATCAAACCTTTTCTCAAAGAGAAAATTGCAAAGCGG TTTTTTCTCCATGGTTCAGACTTGAGCTCTCTTCATCACAATCTTCCACCGAGGATTCTCTCAGAAGAATATGGGGGCACTGCAGGAAAGCTGGACATCTCTGCCTGGAATGAGCTGCTGCTGGCCTCAGAGGATGACTTCCTGTATGATGTCTCTCACTTGGCTCCTTCCAGTGATTCATCACCTTGTGACCCACTGATGAGCGGAGAGGTTGATGAGAAGCAGTGTGATGACTCTTTGCGAAGCTTGAAAACCCAACT